The Acidobacteriota bacterium genome contains a region encoding:
- a CDS encoding glycosyltransferase family 29 protein: MDAKDNSFRAETDSFPTRLAQLELDLSYQELLTGKTVVVVGPSQTLLGTRQGRMIDAYDLVVRFNDAIKHLPFTNELAEDIGSRLDILYCNNDILVNGILGQNFVSHERFAQIANQMGIKWILSTNNNFSYELAATSTYKCFAEEQEFRGFLIRQNVSSQFNMLFSLPDLMGKWLGGYVGMTGFLALADLLRYDIARLHIVGMTFYHRGGHLFPRQSANDQPRGVHPGEPPTDETRGHNSYAELEVMKTLARHFQNKLMLDAELQMLLEEDLDSRASL, translated from the coding sequence ATGGATGCGAAGGATAATTCGTTCCGTGCCGAAACGGATAGCTTCCCGACACGCCTCGCGCAACTCGAACTCGATCTTTCGTACCAGGAATTGCTCACAGGCAAAACCGTCGTTGTCGTGGGACCGTCGCAGACGCTGCTGGGAACCAGACAAGGCCGAATGATTGACGCGTATGATCTGGTGGTGCGGTTCAACGATGCCATCAAACATCTTCCCTTCACAAACGAACTGGCAGAAGACATTGGTTCCAGGCTGGATATTTTGTATTGCAACAATGATATTTTGGTGAACGGCATTCTCGGCCAAAACTTTGTCTCGCACGAACGGTTTGCACAAATCGCCAACCAGATGGGAATCAAATGGATTCTCAGCACAAATAACAATTTCAGCTACGAACTCGCCGCCACGAGCACGTACAAATGCTTCGCGGAAGAACAGGAATTTCGGGGCTTTCTCATCCGACAAAACGTTTCTTCCCAATTCAACATGTTGTTTTCACTGCCTGACCTGATGGGAAAATGGTTGGGCGGTTACGTCGGCATGACGGGTTTCCTGGCGCTGGCGGATTTGCTGCGCTACGACATCGCCCGATTGCACATTGTCGGAATGACGTTTTATCACCGCGGTGGACATTTGTTTCCCAGGCAAAGCGCCAACGATCAGCCGCGCGGAGTCCATCCCGGCGAACCGCCGACCGATGAAACCCGAGGCCACAATTCTTATGCTGAACTGGAAGTGATGAAGACGCTGGCGCGCCATTTTCAGAACAAACTGATGCTTGATGCCGAGCTTCAGATGTTGTTGGAAGAAGATTTGGATTCGAGAGCTTCCCTGTAA
- a CDS encoding lytic murein transglycosylase gives MFIAVSDQPIPNDFAVRAIHGTMDVREPFDGEAEYVTLSAPGLQKKIVVKRKKAPAKKPKPRVKNSRLIRRKSVAKKLPSMPPLPENGWGRLMKRLEKDGVSPQQVQAVYLSSQMPEFRRVAFKLNPQESPHIYAGHITPIRIDRAATFLKTYEQTFKKAERDTGVDHYLVAAIISVESDCGLNFGRQLVVNRLSRLANIAEEQNLDYVFAKLKADDSSVTRQQVAQRAFVLEEIFYPQVLALFQLAQKQKISILGLRGSTAGGIGYPQFLPLPWKTFGKDGNRDGVVSLFQPDDAILSCAEYLKKYGWKPGASEAEQFEALRAYNNSRAYAEAVFRVRDLLREKDMSGK, from the coding sequence ATGTTCATCGCAGTTTCAGACCAACCAATCCCGAATGATTTCGCCGTCCGGGCAATTCACGGAACAATGGATGTCCGGGAGCCATTCGACGGCGAAGCAGAGTATGTGACACTCAGCGCCCCCGGTTTGCAAAAGAAGATCGTCGTAAAAAGGAAGAAAGCCCCGGCCAAAAAGCCCAAGCCGCGCGTCAAAAACTCCAGGCTGATTCGCCGAAAATCCGTCGCGAAAAAACTCCCCTCCATGCCGCCTCTTCCTGAAAATGGATGGGGACGATTGATGAAACGACTGGAAAAGGACGGCGTTTCTCCGCAACAAGTGCAGGCGGTTTACTTAAGCAGCCAGATGCCGGAATTTCGCCGCGTGGCTTTTAAGCTCAATCCGCAGGAATCGCCGCACATTTACGCGGGCCATATCACGCCCATACGGATTGATCGAGCCGCAACATTTCTCAAAACCTACGAACAAACCTTCAAGAAAGCCGAGCGCGACACGGGCGTGGATCATTACCTGGTCGCCGCCATCATTTCGGTGGAAAGCGATTGCGGCCTGAATTTCGGCAGGCAATTGGTTGTCAATCGCCTGTCGCGACTGGCAAACATCGCCGAAGAACAGAATCTGGATTACGTCTTTGCGAAACTCAAAGCGGATGACAGTAGCGTCACGCGCCAGCAAGTGGCCCAGCGAGCGTTTGTGCTGGAGGAAATCTTTTATCCTCAGGTGCTGGCCCTGTTTCAACTGGCGCAAAAACAGAAAATTTCCATCCTGGGATTGCGCGGCTCAACCGCAGGCGGAATTGGCTATCCGCAGTTTCTCCCCCTGCCCTGGAAAACGTTTGGCAAGGACGGCAACCGCGACGGCGTCGTTTCCCTTTTTCAACCCGATGACGCCATTCTTTCCTGTGCAGAGTACCTGAAAAAGTACGGGTGGAAACCGGGAGCTTCGGAAGCGGAGCAATTCGAAGCGCTCAGAGCCTACAACAACAGCAGAGCGTATGCCGAAGCCGTCTTCAGAGTCCGCGATCTTTTGCGCGAGAAAGACATGTCCGGGAAATAA
- a CDS encoding nuclear transport factor 2 family protein, producing the protein MQKAFQPLLLGLALLFLTAGTTHAQTAADREAIKQTALDYIEGYYDGNAERMERALHPDLAKRIVRTDSSTGKNKLENMTAQRLVQITQMRQGRPTPKEKQQKDVTILDVFENAATVKIVAADWIDYLHVSKFDGRWVIVNVLWEMKPVKK; encoded by the coding sequence ATGCAAAAAGCATTTCAACCGTTGCTGCTTGGATTGGCGTTACTCTTTTTGACCGCCGGTACGACTCACGCGCAAACCGCTGCTGACCGCGAAGCGATCAAGCAAACCGCGCTGGATTACATCGAAGGGTATTACGACGGAAACGCCGAGCGAATGGAGCGAGCCTTGCACCCTGACCTGGCCAAACGCATCGTTCGTACCGATTCATCAACGGGAAAAAATAAGCTGGAAAACATGACGGCTCAGCGCTTGGTGCAGATCACACAGATGCGGCAAGGCCGTCCCACGCCAAAAGAAAAACAGCAGAAAGACGTTACGATCCTCGATGTGTTCGAAAACGCGGCCACTGTGAAAATTGTCGCGGCGGATTGGATTGATTACCTGCACGTGTCGAAGTTCGACGGGCGTTGGGTTATCGTCAATGTGCTATGGGAAATGAAACCAGTGAAAAAGTGA
- a CDS encoding aspartate aminotransferase family protein, which yields MNYRNILKRTSDLALEFLESLPERPVGRSVNYAGLLASMGGALPAQGEDALQVVDNLVKVATPGLVATAGPRYFGFVIGGAHPASLATEWLASAWDQNAGAYVLSPAAAAAEEVVRTWLVDLFGLPREMSLGFTTGGTMANFTALASGRHALLRAAGWNVEEQGLYGAPIITVVTSAESHVSIFASLQMLGLGRERVIRVPTDEQGRMRSDALQAALAQINTPVLVCAQAGNVNTGAFDPLPEIAPLVRERGGWLHVDGAFGLWAAASPELQHLAAGIELADSLGVDCHKWLNVPYDSGLVFVRDRAAHHDAMTLSAPYYAKGAEDGRDNHNWVPEASRRARGLAIYATLRALGRNGVAEIIERNCRLARRFAERLAQDARVQILNDVVLNQVLVRFVPPSGALGAEADAFTAAVMRRIQEDGTCWAGGTTWHGMHAMRISISNWSTEDHDIDRSADAMLACLHAESLEK from the coding sequence ATGAATTACCGAAACATTCTGAAAAGAACCTCTGATCTCGCGCTGGAATTTTTGGAGAGTTTGCCGGAACGCCCCGTGGGACGGTCGGTAAATTACGCCGGATTGCTTGCCAGCATGGGTGGGGCGCTCCCTGCACAAGGAGAAGACGCGCTGCAGGTGGTTGACAATCTGGTGAAAGTCGCAACACCCGGATTGGTGGCAACCGCTGGGCCGCGTTATTTCGGCTTTGTCATTGGCGGCGCACATCCCGCCAGTTTGGCAACGGAATGGCTGGCGTCGGCCTGGGATCAAAACGCAGGCGCGTATGTGCTGTCACCTGCGGCGGCGGCGGCGGAAGAAGTGGTGCGCACCTGGCTGGTGGATTTGTTCGGACTGCCGCGCGAAATGAGTCTGGGCTTTACAACCGGCGGTACAATGGCAAACTTTACGGCATTGGCTTCGGGGCGGCACGCATTGCTTCGCGCTGCCGGATGGAATGTCGAAGAACAAGGCCTGTATGGCGCGCCGATCATCACGGTTGTGACCAGCGCAGAATCCCATGTTTCAATTTTTGCTTCGTTGCAGATGTTGGGGCTGGGACGTGAGCGTGTCATACGCGTTCCCACCGACGAGCAAGGCCGCATGCGATCGGATGCGCTTCAGGCTGCGCTCGCACAAATCAACACGCCGGTTTTGGTTTGTGCGCAAGCCGGCAACGTTAACACGGGAGCGTTTGACCCGCTGCCGGAAATCGCCCCGCTGGTGCGCGAACGCGGAGGCTGGCTGCACGTGGATGGGGCTTTTGGGTTGTGGGCAGCGGCTTCTCCTGAGCTTCAACACCTGGCTGCGGGAATCGAATTGGCCGATTCGCTGGGAGTGGATTGCCACAAATGGCTGAATGTTCCTTACGATTCGGGTTTGGTATTTGTCCGCGATCGAGCCGCGCATCACGACGCCATGACCTTGAGCGCTCCGTATTATGCGAAGGGCGCAGAAGACGGGCGCGACAACCACAACTGGGTGCCGGAAGCTTCGCGCCGGGCACGTGGGTTAGCCATTTACGCGACCTTGCGCGCGCTGGGGCGCAACGGCGTAGCCGAGATCATTGAACGGAATTGCCGACTGGCGCGCCGATTCGCTGAGCGGCTGGCCCAAGACGCGCGTGTACAGATTCTCAATGACGTCGTCCTGAACCAGGTGCTGGTGCGCTTTGTGCCGCCTTCGGGCGCGCTTGGCGCTGAAGCGGATGCATTTACCGCCGCTGTGATGCGACGCATTCAAGAAGACGGAACCTGTTGGGCTGGCGGCACCACCTGGCACGGAATGCACGCCATGCGGATTTCCATCTCGAATTGGTCAACCGAAGACCACGATATTGACCGTTCCGCCGATGCAATGCTTGCCTGCCTTCACGCGGAGAGCTTGGAGAAATAG
- a CDS encoding glycosyltransferase → MSQLTAQPSLHVLTLTPFYPHKGNEADGPFVAEPLRYLSEFGVHSTVIAAKPISRDFIASDETEPRAIWVRHWQLPGRAAYASWGPMLYLRLAGLVRRLHRERRIDLIHAHCALPCGQPAAHLARDLGIPFVVTIHGMDAFSTGREQGLSRWWCDRASRRVYRRADQNICVSVAVQREIANVVGQAARTAVVYNGVDTELFKPCFDDEPAAPTILSVARLAPVKRLSLMLRAFAKVALQYPALRLEIVGEGQELDALTSLAAQLNIAERVAFLGRRSRQEVAQAMQRCTIFALPSQEEALGCVYLEAMATGKPIVACRNQAIAEIIRHGENGWLVEADEVDDLARGLTVLLDDASLRKRLGDAARPTMVEGFTLRHQAARLAQVYREALESKSSSNNI, encoded by the coding sequence ATGTCCCAGCTCACCGCGCAACCATCGCTGCATGTGCTGACGCTGACGCCCTTTTATCCTCACAAGGGCAATGAAGCCGATGGCCCGTTCGTCGCCGAACCGCTCAGGTATTTATCGGAATTCGGTGTTCACTCAACAGTCATTGCCGCCAAACCCATTTCGCGCGACTTCATCGCATCCGATGAAACTGAGCCGCGCGCAATCTGGGTGCGGCATTGGCAACTGCCGGGTCGTGCGGCTTACGCCAGTTGGGGGCCAATGCTGTATTTACGGCTGGCAGGGCTGGTGCGACGCCTTCATCGCGAACGGCGAATTGATCTGATTCACGCGCATTGCGCATTGCCTTGCGGGCAACCGGCGGCGCATTTGGCGCGCGATCTGGGCATCCCGTTTGTAGTGACGATTCATGGCATGGACGCGTTTTCCACTGGCAGGGAACAAGGGCTGTCGCGATGGTGGTGCGACAGAGCTTCACGCCGGGTTTATCGGCGGGCGGATCAAAACATCTGTGTCAGCGTTGCGGTGCAGCGAGAGATTGCCAATGTGGTGGGCCAGGCTGCGCGAACGGCGGTGGTTTATAACGGTGTTGATACGGAACTGTTCAAGCCTTGTTTTGATGATGAACCTGCCGCTCCGACAATTCTCAGTGTTGCGCGGCTTGCGCCGGTCAAAAGGCTGTCGTTGATGCTGCGCGCGTTCGCCAAGGTTGCCCTTCAGTATCCGGCATTGCGCCTTGAAATCGTTGGTGAAGGACAGGAACTGGACGCTTTGACCTCGCTGGCTGCACAGTTGAACATTGCCGAACGCGTGGCTTTCCTGGGACGCCGTAGCCGCCAGGAGGTGGCACAGGCAATGCAGCGCTGCACAATTTTCGCCTTGCCCAGCCAGGAAGAAGCGCTTGGATGCGTTTACCTGGAAGCAATGGCCACGGGCAAACCAATCGTCGCCTGCCGCAATCAGGCAATTGCGGAAATTATTCGGCACGGCGAAAACGGATGGTTGGTCGAAGCAGATGAGGTTGACGATTTGGCGCGGGGGTTGACGGTTTTGCTGGATGATGCTTCCTTGCGGAAACGGCTTGGCGACGCAGCGCGACCCACGATGGTTGAAGGTTTTACGCTCCGTCACCAGGCCGCGCGATTGGCTCAGGTTTACAGGGAAGCTCTCGAATCCAAATCTTCTTCCAACAACATCTGA
- a CDS encoding sugar phosphate isomerase/epimerase — protein sequence MLKQDFPALLKQFVELGIQRIELCSPFGYAEFSGLTNGKEVKKILADHGLKCESCHFSMKELRQSQEASIAWAKDVGIRQMLTATLGAGNNPTMDVVKKAAEEYNKIAAVAAKAGIQQGLHNEGFEVSSVEGKRTYDILMELLDPKLVKFQFQMSTIRNGFDAAEYFTKYPGRFISMHLQDWNPETKTLVAVGKGSIDWKKVFTAAKTGGVKNYFVEQNMEMTKDGVAYLKTLKV from the coding sequence CTGTTGAAACAAGACTTTCCCGCACTGCTGAAGCAGTTCGTTGAATTGGGCATTCAACGCATCGAGTTGTGTTCGCCGTTCGGGTACGCCGAATTTTCCGGGCTGACGAATGGCAAGGAAGTCAAAAAAATCCTGGCCGATCACGGCCTGAAATGTGAAAGCTGCCATTTCAGCATGAAGGAGCTCCGGCAATCGCAGGAAGCGAGCATTGCCTGGGCCAAAGACGTTGGCATTAGACAAATGCTGACGGCGACGCTGGGGGCAGGAAATAATCCCACGATGGATGTGGTGAAAAAGGCGGCAGAGGAATACAACAAAATCGCTGCCGTGGCCGCCAAAGCGGGCATCCAGCAGGGACTGCACAACGAAGGATTTGAAGTTTCGTCAGTCGAAGGCAAGCGAACCTACGACATCCTGATGGAATTGCTCGATCCAAAACTGGTCAAGTTTCAGTTCCAGATGTCCACGATCCGAAACGGCTTCGATGCGGCGGAGTATTTCACGAAGTATCCGGGACGGTTTATCTCGATGCATTTGCAGGACTGGAACCCGGAAACCAAGACGCTGGTCGCCGTGGGCAAAGGCAGCATTGATTGGAAAAAAGTCTTCACCGCAGCCAAAACCGGCGGCGTCAAAAATTACTTCGTCGAACAAAACATGGAAATGACGAAAGACGGCGTCGCGTATCTGAAGACGTTGAAGGTCTGA
- a CDS encoding MFS transporter produces MERANDNDAKRRGWLNRYNLGKPFWIFLCTSCLFNFGMFIFVLLYNLYLLDLGYKEDFLGWVSSAATAGNLLGAFAVVALTRRIGLKTSVVGFFATIAVVTALRALVVGQVALLGFAFLAGTLFAVWAVSFAVVIAQLTTVEQRPIAFSIYLATVIGVGVVADPIGGRLPGLLSAWFGAASAAQAKQWALLTACALLSLAVFPASRLRLAQSANDERVQYPRSSFVLRFMIAVAAMSIATAAFNPFANAFFSQYLRMPAHDIGLVFSGGQFAQVIAILLSPLILRRLGLVWGVAVMELAAGLSLSLLATGPPATMAALGFAGYMAFQWMDEPAMESLLMTRVQPHERSGAAAMMYMVIFAAGAVSSPLAGRGITRFGYPAVMWAAALLLLLGGMLFGILLKNVEPQGKPKDALMRDDASNADNRSAFHGKCPSDNWEVRDGCEG; encoded by the coding sequence ATGGAGCGTGCAAATGACAACGACGCGAAGCGGCGCGGCTGGTTGAACAGGTACAATCTCGGCAAACCGTTTTGGATTTTTTTGTGTACCTCCTGCCTGTTCAACTTCGGGATGTTCATCTTCGTGCTGCTTTACAACCTGTACCTTCTCGACCTTGGCTACAAAGAAGATTTTCTGGGATGGGTGTCCAGCGCGGCGACGGCGGGCAACCTGTTGGGCGCGTTCGCAGTGGTCGCGCTCACCCGCCGGATTGGCCTGAAAACATCGGTCGTTGGCTTTTTTGCCACCATCGCGGTCGTCACGGCCCTGCGCGCTTTGGTCGTCGGTCAAGTGGCGCTGCTCGGCTTCGCGTTTCTCGCCGGGACATTGTTTGCGGTCTGGGCGGTTTCTTTCGCTGTTGTGATTGCGCAATTGACCACGGTTGAACAACGCCCCATCGCGTTCAGCATTTATCTGGCAACGGTGATTGGTGTAGGCGTTGTGGCAGATCCAATTGGCGGACGTTTGCCCGGACTGTTGTCGGCCTGGTTCGGTGCAGCTTCGGCAGCACAGGCCAAACAATGGGCTTTGCTTACGGCTTGCGCGTTGCTGTCGCTGGCCGTCTTTCCCGCATCGCGCCTGCGTCTGGCTCAATCCGCAAACGATGAAAGAGTGCAGTATCCGCGAAGCTCTTTCGTGCTTCGCTTCATGATTGCGGTTGCGGCAATGAGCATCGCGACCGCCGCGTTCAACCCCTTTGCCAACGCATTCTTTTCGCAATACTTGCGAATGCCTGCCCACGACATCGGCCTGGTTTTTTCCGGCGGCCAGTTTGCGCAGGTCATTGCCATATTGCTTTCGCCGCTGATTCTGCGGCGGCTTGGACTGGTCTGGGGAGTGGCTGTGATGGAACTGGCGGCAGGGCTTTCGCTGTCGTTGCTGGCGACGGGGCCACCAGCGACGATGGCGGCGCTGGGCTTTGCGGGTTACATGGCCTTTCAGTGGATGGACGAACCGGCAATGGAAAGTTTGTTGATGACGCGCGTACAACCACACGAACGAAGCGGCGCGGCGGCAATGATGTATATGGTGATTTTTGCCGCCGGAGCCGTCAGTTCGCCCTTGGCCGGAAGAGGGATTACGCGCTTTGGTTATCCGGCGGTCATGTGGGCGGCGGCGCTGTTGTTGTTGTTGGGCGGAATGCTGTTTGGCATCTTGCTGAAAAATGTCGAGCCTCAAGGAAAGCCAAAAGATGCATTGATGCGGGATGACGCCTCAAACGCCGATAACCGTTCCGCCTTTCATGGGAAATGCCCGTCTGACAATTGGGAGGTGAGAGATGGATGCGAAGGATAA
- a CDS encoding PLP-dependent aminotransferase family protein: MIIELDRQNHAPLYTQIAAQVRQLIRNGALKIGDRLPPNRSLAKSLGVNRSTVATAYDELLADGLIVSRIGSGTFVAAVPVQPSAKETTTTPSFAPLNWEAVLPELRLDEWLANRDAAQRSDCVAFTHALPAPELFPLDEFRRSVERVLRREGRNLLQLGASCGYEPLQQYLLQQLALCGIRAAEEEILLTSGCQQALDLLRQVLLQPGDEIVIENPTYPGAISLFCQSQYKFINVPVGAQGINLDALEDVLRRRRPKLIYLVPTFQNPTGVTMDLAARRRLIELAAQYRVPLVEDEIYRDLRYDGAALPSLKALDPYGAVIYLNSVSKIGFPGLRVGWVVAPRLLIQHLLALKQRSDLHGNLLAQAALADFARHGLLNKHILRCRRSYVQRRDAMLESLQKFFPRESNWTAPEGGMAIWVQLPEGVSADELQTQARTQGIYFTPGSRFYASGARANTLRLSFTMVTAPQIEAGVKSLGKLVEKQMTTAQPDRSTQNLLARKALV, from the coding sequence GTGATTATCGAGCTTGATCGTCAGAACCACGCGCCGCTGTACACACAGATTGCCGCCCAGGTGCGCCAGTTGATCCGCAACGGCGCACTGAAGATCGGAGACCGGCTGCCACCCAATCGCTCGCTGGCCAAATCGCTGGGCGTCAATCGCAGCACTGTGGCAACGGCTTACGATGAATTGTTGGCCGATGGGCTGATCGTTTCGCGCATCGGCAGCGGCACGTTTGTCGCGGCGGTGCCTGTGCAACCGAGCGCGAAGGAAACCACGACAACGCCGTCGTTTGCGCCCCTGAACTGGGAAGCCGTGTTGCCGGAATTGCGATTGGATGAATGGCTGGCCAATCGTGACGCCGCGCAACGCTCTGATTGCGTAGCGTTCACGCATGCGCTGCCCGCACCGGAATTGTTTCCGCTGGATGAGTTTCGCCGGTCGGTCGAACGCGTCCTGCGTCGCGAAGGACGCAACCTGCTGCAACTCGGCGCAAGTTGCGGGTACGAACCGTTGCAACAATACCTGTTGCAACAACTGGCGCTTTGCGGAATTCGCGCCGCTGAGGAAGAGATTTTGTTGACCAGCGGTTGCCAGCAGGCGCTGGATTTATTGCGCCAGGTATTGCTGCAACCGGGCGATGAAATCGTTATTGAGAACCCAACATATCCCGGCGCAATCAGTTTGTTTTGCCAGTCGCAATACAAATTCATCAACGTGCCGGTCGGCGCTCAGGGGATTAATCTGGATGCGTTGGAAGATGTGTTGCGACGCCGCAGGCCGAAACTCATTTACCTGGTTCCCACGTTCCAGAATCCAACCGGCGTGACAATGGATTTGGCCGCGAGGCGGCGTCTGATTGAATTGGCTGCGCAATATCGCGTCCCGCTGGTGGAAGACGAAATTTACCGCGACTTGCGATATGACGGCGCGGCGCTGCCTTCGCTGAAAGCATTGGATCCATACGGCGCAGTGATTTACCTCAACAGCGTTTCCAAAATCGGGTTTCCAGGATTGCGCGTCGGTTGGGTGGTTGCGCCGCGTTTGTTGATCCAGCATCTGCTGGCGCTCAAACAGCGATCCGATTTGCACGGAAATTTGCTGGCGCAAGCAGCGCTCGCCGATTTCGCGCGCCACGGGCTGCTCAACAAACACATCCTGCGTTGCCGCCGCAGTTATGTTCAGCGACGCGATGCAATGCTGGAATCACTGCAAAAGTTCTTCCCGCGTGAATCGAACTGGACTGCGCCTGAAGGCGGGATGGCCATTTGGGTGCAATTGCCGGAAGGCGTGAGCGCCGACGAATTGCAAACGCAAGCGCGAACGCAAGGCATTTACTTCACGCCTGGATCGCGATTTTATGCCAGCGGCGCGCGGGCCAACACGTTGCGCCTTTCGTTCACCATGGTGACGGCGCCGCAGATCGAAGCTGGCGTGAAATCCCTGGGCAAGCTGGTGGAAAAACAGATGACAACCGCACAACCGGATCGTTCAACGCAAAACTTGCTGGCGCGTAAGGCGCTGGTGTGA
- a CDS encoding Gfo/Idh/MocA family oxidoreductase has product MKNKTKHRISRREFTTAAVSTAAFTIVPRHVLGGTGFTPPSDKINLAVIGLGRQGMAVMMNLLQLPEIQVIAVCDVNRGSKEYAEYNSNAMLTAARQLLGAGFETWGEDWNSPGTVQLTKSFSTSIGIGGREPAKRLVEAYYGSHTGSEAYKGCTAYMDFRELLEKESGLDAVYVATPDHWHAPISIAAMRKGKHVLCQKPMAHSIGEARRMAAVAREMKVATALPVNNPYTPSTQTIIDWITDGAIGRVREVHNWSSRPYWPQGVERPKEAMPVPENLNWDMWVGPAPMRPYNKAYLPFVWRGWYDFGCGSFGDMGCYSFAGVFKILGLTPPTVVEACSDESYEETFPQASIVHLDFPAREGRGEIRMSWYDGGLHPPRPAGISERDERMFRHRQEGVMYVGDKGILLAGFNGQNPHVYPASPKYVEQPRPEAQGGQAAQRRDSAIDAWITAVKKGQPAQTNFEIQAPVTEAFLLGCMAQRLPGEKLVWDTAQMKVTNNEKANGLVDPAYRNGFTA; this is encoded by the coding sequence ATGAAGAACAAGACCAAGCACCGCATTTCACGCAGAGAGTTCACAACTGCGGCTGTTTCCACCGCCGCCTTTACCATCGTTCCGCGGCATGTTTTGGGCGGAACAGGATTCACGCCGCCGAGCGACAAAATCAATCTGGCCGTAATCGGCTTGGGACGACAAGGAATGGCCGTGATGATGAACCTGTTGCAGCTCCCCGAAATTCAGGTCATCGCCGTTTGCGACGTCAATCGCGGCAGCAAGGAATATGCCGAATATAATTCAAATGCCATGTTGACCGCTGCACGGCAATTGCTGGGCGCGGGGTTTGAAACCTGGGGAGAAGATTGGAATTCGCCCGGCACAGTTCAACTGACGAAAAGCTTTTCGACCAGTATTGGCATTGGGGGGCGCGAACCGGCAAAACGACTGGTCGAAGCCTACTATGGTTCGCACACCGGGTCGGAAGCCTACAAAGGCTGCACGGCGTATATGGATTTCCGCGAGTTGCTGGAAAAAGAATCGGGCTTGGATGCCGTGTATGTGGCAACGCCCGATCACTGGCACGCGCCGATTTCGATTGCGGCCATGCGCAAAGGCAAACACGTATTGTGTCAGAAACCGATGGCGCATTCCATTGGCGAAGCGCGGCGCATGGCTGCCGTGGCGCGCGAAATGAAAGTCGCCACGGCGCTGCCGGTAAACAATCCTTACACGCCGTCCACACAGACGATTATTGACTGGATCACCGATGGCGCAATTGGCCGCGTGCGCGAAGTCCACAACTGGTCCAGCCGCCCGTACTGGCCGCAGGGCGTGGAACGACCGAAAGAAGCGATGCCTGTGCCCGAAAATTTGAATTGGGATATGTGGGTTGGCCCGGCTCCGATGCGGCCATACAACAAAGCTTATCTGCCGTTCGTTTGGCGCGGCTGGTACGATTTCGGCTGCGGTTCGTTCGGCGATATGGGGTGTTACAGCTTTGCGGGCGTGTTCAAAATTCTGGGGTTGACGCCGCCGACTGTGGTCGAAGCGTGTTCGGATGAATCTTACGAAGAGACGTTTCCGCAAGCGTCCATCGTCCACCTGGATTTCCCGGCGCGCGAAGGTCGTGGGGAAATTCGCATGTCCTGGTACGACGGCGGATTGCATCCACCGCGTCCGGCGGGAATCAGCGAACGGGACGAACGCATGTTCCGCCACCGCCAGGAAGGCGTGATGTACGTTGGCGACAAAGGCATTTTGCTGGCCGGTTTCAACGGCCAAAATCCGCACGTTTACCCGGCGTCGCCAAAATATGTTGAGCAACCGCGACCGGAGGCTCAAGGCGGACAAGCCGCGCAGCGTCGCGATAGCGCGATTGATGCCTGGATCACCGCTGTGAAAAAGGGCCAGCCGGCTCAGACCAACTTCGAGATTCAAGCGCCTGTCACCGAAGCTTTCCTGCTGGGTTGTATGGCGCAACGCCTGCCCGGTGAGAAGCTGGTGTGGGATACGGCGCAGATGAAGGTAACCAACAACGAAAAGGCGAATGGTCTGGTAGACCCAGCCTACCGCAATGGCTTCACCGCGTAA